From a single Hippoglossus stenolepis isolate QCI-W04-F060 chromosome 2, HSTE1.2, whole genome shotgun sequence genomic region:
- the smdt1b gene encoding single-pass membrane protein with aspartate-rich tail 1b, which yields MATTVLRQPLRLFTRTVALLGRNSGSKSSTISRTTSIRTAVSTSSGAILPKPDKTPFGLFRMTVVVVPFLYVGTLISKNFAALLEEHDIFVPEDDDDDD from the exons ATGGCGACCACTGTACTGCGGCAGCCGCTGCGGCTCTTCACCCGAACTGTGGCCTTACTGGGCCGAAACAGCGGCTCCAAATCATCGACCATATCCAGGACCACTTCGATCCGAACCGCAGTGTCGACGTCCTCAGGAGCCATCCTACCCAAACCGGACAAA ACACCATTTGGTCTTTTCCGCATGACAGTAGTGGTGGTGCCTTTCCTGTACGTGGGAACTCTCATCAGCAAGAACTTTGCCGCTCTCTTGGAGGAACACGACATCTTTGTCCCTGAggacgatgatgacgatgacTGA